From one Physeter macrocephalus isolate SW-GA chromosome 18, ASM283717v5, whole genome shotgun sequence genomic stretch:
- the SSR1 gene encoding translocon-associated protein subunit alpha, translating into MKSLPRLLLLFLLVLPATLLLRGHPGGSLAAAQDLTEDEETVEDSVIEDEDDEAEVEEDEPTDLAEDKEEEDVSGEPEASPSADTTILFVKGEDFPANNIVKFLVGFTNKGTEDFVVESLDASFRYPQDYQFYIQNFTALPLNTVVPPQRQATFEYSFIPAEPMGGRPFGLVINLNYKDLNGNVFQDAVFNQTVTVIEREDGLDGETIFMYMFLAGLGLLVVVGLHQLLESRKRKRPIQKVETGTSSQSDVDMSWIPQETLNQINKASPRRLPRKRAQKRSVGSDE; encoded by the exons ATGAAGTCCCTCCCCCGCCTGCTGCTGCTTTTCCTGCTGGTGTTACCCGCCACTCTCTTGCTCCGAGGCCACCCTGGAG gCTCATTGGCAGCGGCTCAAGATCTTACAGAAGATGAAGAAACGGTGGAAGATTCTGTAattgaagatgaagatgatgaagcAGAAGTGGAAGAAGATGAACCCACAGATTTG GCTGAagataaagaggaagaagatgtATCTGGTGAACCTGAAGCTTCACCAAGTGCAGATACAACCATCCTGTTTGTGAAAGGAGAAG atTTTCCAGCAAATAACATTGTGAAGTTCCTGGTAGGCTTTACAAACAAGGGTACAGAGGATTTTGTCGTTGAATCTCTAGATGCCTCCTTCCGTTATCCTCAGGACTACCAGTTTTATATCCAGAATTTCACGGCGCTTCCTCTGAACACTGTAGTGCCGCCCCAGAGACAGGCGACTTTTGAGTACTCCTTCATTCCCGCGGAGCCCATGGGAGGGCGGCCCTTTGGTCTGGTCATCAATCTGAACTACAAAGATTTGAAC ggCAATGTTTTCCAAGATGCTGTCTTCAATCAAACAGTTACAGTTATTGAGAGAGAAGATGGACTAGATGGAGAAAC AATCTTTATGTATATGTTCCTtgctggtcttgggcttttggtGGTGGTTGGCCTTCATCAACTCCTAGAATCTAGAAAG CGCAAGAGACCCATACAGAAGGTAGAGACGGGGACCTCGAGTCAGAGTGATGTTGACATGAGCTGGATTCCTCAGGAAACTTTGAATCAGATCA